In Mycobacteriales bacterium, the genomic window GGCTCGAGGTTGTCGAGGTTCGTCAGCACCTGCTGCCCGCCGGTCTTGGCGGCCATCGACAGGATCGGGTTGAGAATGTAGTACGGGTACTTGCCCTGGAAGGTCCACGGCGAGATGCCAGACTTCTTGATCTTCGCGCACAGCGCGAGCATGTCGTCCCAGGTCTTCGGGTATTCCCAGCCCTTCTGCGCAAACAGTGTCTTGGAATACCAGATCGCGTTGACCGTGTAGACGTAGTTGAGGATGTAGGGCTTTCCGCTGAACAGCCCCGAGTCGTAGACACCAGGCAGCAGGCTGTCCTTGACCGTCGTGTTGGGGTCGTCCACGGACGGCGAGTTGAACATCGCCGAGAGGTCCTGGATCTGACCCTTTGCGACCAGGGTCGCCACGTCGAGGTTGCCGGCTCCGGAGTTGTCGATCACGTCCGGCGGGTTGCCGCCGACGAACCGGGGCTGCAACGTCTGGCCCAGCTGCTGACCGGAGCTGTGGTGGACCTTCGCCTTCGGGAACGCCTTGGAGTACAGCGACTCGTCGTACTTCGCGTAGTCATCGCCGTAGCCGCCCTTGAAGATGAACACATCCAGTGGTGCGTCCGGCTTCACACCGAGCGGGTTGGTGGTGCTCTTCTTGGTCGTGCCGACGTTCTGATTCCCGCCGCCACCGGAGGTCGCGCAGGCGGACAGGACGGCGCCGGCAGGAACGACCAGTGCGCCGGCCGCAGCCGCCCGTCGGAGGAAGGCCCGCCGACTGACCCCCGATTGCCCGAAGATGTTGCTGTTCATGTGGTGCCTCGCCTTCCGGTTACGCGGCCCGCCGGTGAGGTCCGGCGGCCCCGCACGTGCAGGGGTGTGGTGATGGTGGTGGGTGTATCGGGAGCGCGGACATTACCGTGCGGCCCCGGTCCTCGGTATCCGTCGATCGGGTGGGTCACCGGCGCCTCCGGCCCTTGCGGACCACCGGTCCGGAGCCGGATCCGGCGCCGGGCCCGGGCCCCGCCCCGTCGGTGACCCGGTGCGCCTCGACCGCCTTCGCCGTGGCCCGCAGTGCCGCCGTGGTGCGCTGGTGCGTGCGCTGGGCGACGGCGACGTAGACGACGTCGACGACGGTGAGCTGGGAGTGCCGCGCCGCGATCGACCCCGGCCGGAAGCTCGTCTCGTAGACCGCCGTCGTCAGGACCAGGTCGGCGACCCGGGCGAGCGGCGAGCGGGCGAAGTTGGTCAGCGCCACCGTCGTCGCACCGTGGCTGGCCGCCTCCGCGAGCATCTGCACGGTCTCGGTGGTGCGGCCACTGTGCGAGATGGCGAGTGCGACGTCGCCGGGATCGAGCAGCGCGGCACTGGTGAGCCCGTCGTGCACCTCCGCCCACGCCCAGGAGCGCATCCCGATGCGATGCAGGCGCAGGTGCAGTTCGCGGGCCACGGTGGCGCTGTTGCCGATGCCGTACACGTCGATCCGGCCGGCCACCGCCATCGCGGCCGCGACCTGCCCGACGACGCCGACGTCGAGTTGGGCGACGGTGTCCTGGATGGCCCGGACATCCGCACCGGCCACGACATTCGCGACCGCGTCGATCGGGTCGGTCGGCAACACCTCCCGGCCGATGTCGACCTCCCACCCGGCCCCGGCCGCCCGGCCGGTCTCGCTGGCGATCTGCAGCCGCAGCGCCGAGTAGCCGTCGAAGCCGAGGGCCCGGCAGAACCGGGTCACCGTCGCCGGCGACGTGCCACTGCTCTCCGCGAGTTCGATGATGGTCGCGTGGGCGGCGCCCGGTAGGTCGGCGAGCAGTCGCTCCCCGACCCGCCGCATCGCGCCGGTCGATTCCGCGATCAAAGTCTGGGTGCGGCTCAGCACGCTGACCGGCGCCCCCGTCGACCCGGCCTGGACGACGGGCAGCGTCATCGGCGGCGTCCTCTCCGGTGGATGAACGAAGTTCAACGGGGGTCACGAGGTGAAAAAGATTCTTCGATCAGGGCCCCAGATGTCAAGCATCTGAGCATGATTTTCACCGTGTCGTAACACGCCGTCAGGTCAGCGGGCGGCCAGAGCCTCCGCGACCAGCGGTGCCAAAGCGCGAAAAGCCTTGCCCCGATGGCTGATCGCGTCCTTCTCGGCGGCCGACATCTCGGCCGTGGTCCGGGTCTCGCCGTGCGGGCGGAAGATCGGGTCGTAACCGAACCCGCCGTCACCCCGGGGCTCGCGCAGGATCACCCCGTCCACCTGCCCGTGCACGACCCGCTCGGTGCCGTCAGGCAGCACCAGCGCCGCGGCGCACACGAACGCCCCGCCCCGTCGTTCGTCGGGAACGTCCTGCAGTTGGTCGAGGACCAGCCGCAGGTTGGCCGCGTCGTCGCCGTGCCCGCCCGCCCAGCGGGCGGAGAGCACGCCCGGCATCCCGCCGAGGGCATCGACGGTCAGTCCGCTGTCGTCGGCCACGGCGGGCAGCCCGGTGTGCGTCGCCGCCTCGCGAGCCTTGAGCAGGGCGTTGTCGGCGAAGGTGGCACCGGTCTCGGGCACCTCGTCGTACGCCGGGACGTCGGCCAGGCCGACGAGTTCCAGGTCGACCGTCGCGGCGAGGATCCGGCGCAGCTCGGCGAGCTTCGCGCCGTTGCGGGTGGCGAGGACGAGCCGGTGACTCATCCGTCCAGGTTTTCCTCGAGTGCCTTCAGCTGCAGCCGGGTGAGCTCGGCGCAGCCGGTCACCGCGACGTCGAGCAGGCCGTCGAGCTCGGACCGCCCGAACGCGGCGCCCTCGGCGGTGCCCTGCACCTCGACGAAGTCGCCGGTGCCGGTGCAGACGACGTTCATGTCGGTGTCGGCGGCGACGTCCTCCTCGTAGCAGAGATCGAGCCGCGGCTCGCCGTCGAGAATGCCCACGCTGATCGCGGCGACCGACGTGTGCAGCGGCTTCGGCCGGGCCAGGGACCCGCGCCCGGCCAGCCAGCCGACAGCGTCCGCGAGCGCGACGTAGGACCCGGTGATGGCGGCCGTGCGGGTGCCGCCGTCGGCCTGGAGCACGTCGCAGTCGACGGCGATCGTGTTCTCTCCGAGCGCCGAAAGGTCGATGCAGGCCCGCAACGACCGGCCGATCAGCCGGCTGATCTCGTGGGTGCGCCCGCCGATGCGGCCGCGGACCGACTCGCGGTCGCTGCGTGTGTGGGTCGCCCGCGGGAGCATCGAATACTCGGCGGTGACCCAGCCGAGGCCGCTGCCCCGCCGCCACCGCGGCACGCCTTCGGTGACGCTGGCGGCGCACAGCACGCGGGTGTCGCCGAAGTCGATCAGGGCGGATCCCTCCGCCCAACGCTGCCATCCGCGCAGGATCCTGACGTCACGGAGCTGGTCCGGCCGGCGGCCGTCGGGTCGGCTCATGAGCAGAACCCTACGGCCCGTCAGATCGCGTACGTCGCCGCGGGCACCGCCACCTCGACGGCGCCGTCGAAGACCGCCGACGCGTCGTCGAGAGTCCGTATCGGGTCGTTCCACGGCGGGATGTGGGTGAGGACCAGCCGGTCGACCCCGGCCCGGGCCGCGTGCTCCCCCGCCTCGCGACCGGTCAGGTGCAGGTCGGGCGGCGCGTCATCCTCGGCGGCGAAGGTGGCCTCGCACAGCAGCAGGTCGGTCCCCCGGGCCAGCTCGACCAGCGCGTCGGAAACGCCGGTGTCGGCGGAGTAGGTCAGCGACCGCCCGGCCGCCTCCACCCGCGTGGCGTAGGTCTCGACCGGGTGGTTCACCCGCGCCGTGGTCAGCGTGAACGGCCCGATCTCACGCCGCCCGTCGGCCAGTGCGGAGAAGGCGAACACGTCGTCGAGCCCGCCGTCCGGCGGCCCGTAGGCCGTGGTCAGCCGCCGGGCCGTGTCGCCCGGGCCGTGCACCGGCACCGGCGGCCGCGGACCACCCGGCGCGTAGCGGCGGTGCACGACGTAGGCGCACATGTCGAGGCAGTGGTCGGCGTGCAGGTGGGACAGCAGCACGGCGTCGACGAGCGACGGGTCGAGATGGCGCTGCAGCGCGCCGAGCGCACCGTTGCCGAGATCGAGCAGCAGGTGGACACCGTCGTGTTCGACCAGGTACGACGATGCCGGCCCGGCCGGGCCGGGCATGCTGCCCGAACACCCGACGACGGTCAGCCTCACGAACTCACCGCGCCGAAGTCGGCGGGCTCCACCATCGCGATCTCCGGCCCGAGGAAGCGCCGGCCGAGCCGGGCGAACGGCGCCGGATCGCCGGTGGCGAGGAACCGGTGCCGCGGGGCGGGCAGGTCGGCCGGCCGCAGCGCGTCGCGCTCGGTCAGCACCCGGAAG contains:
- a CDS encoding extracellular solute-binding protein is translated as MNSNIFGQSGVSRRAFLRRAAAAGALVVPAGAVLSACATSGGGGNQNVGTTKKSTTNPLGVKPDAPLDVFIFKGGYGDDYAKYDESLYSKAFPKAKVHHSSGQQLGQTLQPRFVGGNPPDVIDNSGAGNLDVATLVAKGQIQDLSAMFNSPSVDDPNTTVKDSLLPGVYDSGLFSGKPYILNYVYTVNAIWYSKTLFAQKGWEYPKTWDDMLALCAKIKKSGISPWTFQGKYPYYILNPILSMAAKTGGQQVLTNLDNLEP
- a CDS encoding MurR/RpiR family transcriptional regulator gives rise to the protein MTLPVVQAGSTGAPVSVLSRTQTLIAESTGAMRRVGERLLADLPGAAHATIIELAESSGTSPATVTRFCRALGFDGYSALRLQIASETGRAAGAGWEVDIGREVLPTDPIDAVANVVAGADVRAIQDTVAQLDVGVVGQVAAAMAVAGRIDVYGIGNSATVARELHLRLHRIGMRSWAWAEVHDGLTSAALLDPGDVALAISHSGRTTETVQMLAEAASHGATTVALTNFARSPLARVADLVLTTAVYETSFRPGSIAARHSQLTVVDVVYVAVAQRTHQRTTAALRATAKAVEAHRVTDGAGPGPGAGSGSGPVVRKGRRRR
- the rdgB gene encoding RdgB/HAM1 family non-canonical purine NTP pyrophosphatase; protein product: MSHRLVLATRNGAKLAELRRILAATVDLELVGLADVPAYDEVPETGATFADNALLKAREAATHTGLPAVADDSGLTVDALGGMPGVLSARWAGGHGDDAANLRLVLDQLQDVPDERRGGAFVCAAALVLPDGTERVVHGQVDGVILREPRGDGGFGYDPIFRPHGETRTTAEMSAAEKDAISHRGKAFRALAPLVAEALAAR
- the rph gene encoding ribonuclease PH: MSRPDGRRPDQLRDVRILRGWQRWAEGSALIDFGDTRVLCAASVTEGVPRWRRGSGLGWVTAEYSMLPRATHTRSDRESVRGRIGGRTHEISRLIGRSLRACIDLSALGENTIAVDCDVLQADGGTRTAAITGSYVALADAVGWLAGRGSLARPKPLHTSVAAISVGILDGEPRLDLCYEEDVAADTDMNVVCTGTGDFVEVQGTAEGAAFGRSELDGLLDVAVTGCAELTRLQLKALEENLDG
- a CDS encoding MBL fold metallo-hydrolase; protein product: MRLTVVGCSGSMPGPAGPASSYLVEHDGVHLLLDLGNGALGALQRHLDPSLVDAVLLSHLHADHCLDMCAYVVHRRYAPGGPRPPVPVHGPGDTARRLTTAYGPPDGGLDDVFAFSALADGRREIGPFTLTTARVNHPVETYATRVEAAGRSLTYSADTGVSDALVELARGTDLLLCEATFAAEDDAPPDLHLTGREAGEHAARAGVDRLVLTHIPPWNDPIRTLDDASAVFDGAVEVAVPAATYAI